From Micromonospora rhizosphaerae, the proteins below share one genomic window:
- a CDS encoding AMP-binding protein, with product MQEAADSSAPNLADRLSRAAVAHGDRPAVHWRDRTLTWSELDAAVTETARALAASTPAGTSGHPPRVAVSFGNSPDFVISYLATLRAGLVSVPINPGLTARELRHVLADSGAAVLICAEEVRDRVADLAAELPALTAVHTTPPVTDDDATTSFPARGGEDLAVLLYTSGTEGRPKGAMLPHRALAANHEQIDRISPPVVGPDDTVLLALPLFHAYGLNSGLGAVVHHGATGVLVDDLGPTGGLAEIARHRVSVLVGVPSMFLAWADAEGEAVAEAMASVRVAVCGAAPLPPATAARFTEVTGRPVHVGYGLTETAPVLTSTLVGGEPKPGSIGRPLPGVEARLVGPDGAELWRDGAAAPEDDPDDLDLSDAAPGTDPGEIVVRGANLFTGYWPDGRGGPDDEGWWATGDVAYADDEGDLFLVDRLGELILVNGFNVYPHEVELVLGAHPGVAGSAVLGVPHPRTGETVQAYVVRSAGSAVTGEELLAHCARNLARFKCPTAVEFVDTLPYSVIGKVRKTQLRPAAPPVPSPAPSTDTRTEVPDVH from the coding sequence GTGCAGGAAGCAGCCGACAGCTCCGCGCCGAACCTCGCCGACCGGCTCAGCCGGGCGGCCGTCGCCCACGGCGACCGTCCCGCCGTGCACTGGCGGGACCGCACCCTGACCTGGTCTGAACTGGACGCCGCGGTGACTGAGACGGCCCGCGCCCTGGCCGCCTCGACGCCGGCCGGGACGTCCGGGCATCCGCCCCGGGTGGCCGTCTCGTTCGGCAACTCGCCGGACTTCGTGATCAGCTACCTCGCCACGTTGCGCGCCGGGCTCGTCTCGGTGCCAATCAACCCCGGCCTGACCGCCCGGGAGCTGCGGCACGTGCTCGCCGACTCCGGGGCCGCCGTGCTGATCTGCGCCGAGGAGGTCCGCGACCGGGTCGCCGACCTCGCCGCCGAGCTGCCCGCGCTGACCGCCGTGCACACCACCCCGCCGGTGACCGACGATGACGCCACGACGTCTTTCCCGGCCCGGGGCGGCGAGGACCTCGCGGTGCTGCTCTACACCTCGGGCACCGAGGGCCGGCCGAAGGGCGCCATGCTCCCGCACCGCGCGCTGGCCGCCAACCACGAGCAGATCGACCGGATCAGCCCACCGGTGGTCGGGCCCGACGACACCGTCCTGCTGGCCCTGCCGCTCTTCCACGCGTACGGGTTGAACTCGGGGCTGGGGGCCGTCGTCCACCACGGCGCGACCGGCGTGCTCGTCGACGACCTCGGTCCGACCGGGGGGCTCGCCGAGATCGCCCGGCACCGGGTCAGCGTGCTGGTCGGCGTACCGTCGATGTTTCTGGCCTGGGCCGACGCGGAGGGTGAGGCGGTGGCCGAGGCGATGGCGTCGGTCCGGGTCGCGGTCTGCGGCGCGGCGCCGCTGCCGCCGGCCACCGCGGCGCGCTTCACCGAGGTCACGGGCCGGCCGGTGCATGTCGGGTACGGCCTGACCGAGACCGCCCCGGTGCTCACCTCCACCCTGGTCGGCGGGGAGCCGAAGCCCGGCTCGATCGGCCGGCCGCTGCCGGGTGTCGAGGCGCGGCTGGTCGGGCCGGACGGCGCGGAGCTGTGGCGGGACGGCGCGGCCGCGCCGGAGGACGACCCGGACGACCTGGACCTCTCCGACGCAGCGCCGGGCACCGACCCGGGCGAGATCGTGGTTCGGGGTGCCAACCTCTTCACCGGCTACTGGCCGGACGGCCGGGGCGGCCCGGACGACGAGGGCTGGTGGGCCACCGGTGACGTCGCGTACGCCGACGACGAGGGCGACCTCTTCCTGGTCGACCGGCTCGGCGAGCTGATCCTGGTGAACGGCTTCAACGTGTATCCGCACGAGGTCGAGTTGGTGCTCGGGGCGCATCCCGGGGTGGCCGGGTCGGCGGTACTGGGCGTGCCGCACCCGCGCACCGGCGAGACTGTCCAGGCGTACGTGGTGCGGTCGGCGGGCTCGGCGGTGACCGGGGAAGAGCTGCTCGCCCACTGCGCCCGTAACCTGGCCCGGTTTAAGTGCCCGACCGCCGTCGAGTTCGTCGACACGCTGCCGTACTCGGTGATCGGCAAGGTACGCAAGACCCAGCTCCGGCCGGCGGCGCCCCCGGTGCCGTCGCCGGCGCCGTCGACCGACACCCGCACGGAGGTACCCGATGTCCACTGA
- a CDS encoding ECF subfamily RNA polymerase sigma factor, BldN family has translation MSTFGYAERPAALSGPAPRTPVNDRLESARNSAEGMWSLAVRGDGARRVRNRSHHNEAPPRPALPGGNAKPAGARVGAPARPTMPSQGRRAGEAPAMSDPSNSETAVLPAVSATDTEVLPKVPAADTAVLPKVPAEAAPATGYPSRPDPSDPATEVWALVERAQAGEAEAFGLIYDRYVDTVFRFVYFRVGNRQLAEDLTSDTFLRALKRIGSFTWQGRDLGAWLVTIARNLVADHFKSGRYRLEVTTGDVLDADREDRGPEGSPESAVVEHITNVALLTAVKQLNPEQQECIVLRFLQGFSVAETARAMGKNEGAIKALQYRAVRALARLLPDGFQP, from the coding sequence GTGAGCACCTTCGGTTACGCGGAGCGCCCGGCCGCTCTGAGCGGTCCGGCGCCGAGGACGCCGGTCAACGACCGACTGGAGTCGGCGCGCAACTCGGCGGAGGGAATGTGGAGCCTGGCCGTCCGCGGCGACGGGGCCCGGCGGGTGCGCAACCGGTCGCACCACAACGAGGCGCCGCCCCGGCCGGCACTGCCGGGCGGCAACGCCAAGCCGGCCGGCGCCCGGGTGGGCGCGCCGGCCCGCCCCACCATGCCGTCACAGGGCCGCCGGGCCGGGGAGGCACCGGCGATGAGCGACCCGTCGAACAGCGAGACCGCCGTCCTGCCGGCGGTGTCGGCCACCGACACGGAGGTGCTGCCGAAGGTGCCGGCCGCCGACACGGCCGTGCTGCCCAAGGTGCCCGCCGAGGCCGCCCCGGCCACCGGCTACCCGAGCCGTCCCGACCCGTCCGACCCGGCCACGGAGGTCTGGGCCCTGGTCGAGCGCGCCCAGGCCGGCGAGGCGGAGGCCTTCGGCCTGATCTACGACCGGTACGTCGACACCGTCTTCCGGTTCGTCTACTTCCGGGTCGGCAACCGGCAACTGGCCGAGGACCTGACCTCCGACACCTTCCTCCGGGCGCTCAAGCGGATCGGCAGCTTCACCTGGCAGGGCCGGGACCTCGGCGCCTGGCTGGTCACCATCGCCCGGAACCTGGTGGCCGATCACTTCAAGTCCGGCCGCTACCGGCTCGAGGTGACCACCGGCGACGTGCTCGACGCCGACCGGGAGGACCGCGGGCCGGAGGGCAGCCCGGAGTCGGCGGTGGTCGAGCACATCACCAACGTCGCCCTCCTCACCGCCGTGAAGCAGCTCAACCCCGAGCAGCAGGAGTGCATCGTGCTCCGCTTCCTGCAGGGCTTCTCGGTCGCCGAGACCGCCCGGGCCATGGGCAAGAACGAGGGCGCGATCAAGGCTCTGCAGTACCGGGCGGTGCGGGCCCTGGCCCGGCTGCTGCCCGACGGCTTCCAGCCCTGA
- a CDS encoding DUF5667 domain-containing protein: MDSDLFSRRRSERFAQLLEEANGGRRHHGRSPADRELATLVAVSRRLTTDRPTVEVDADFRTGLRAMLVATAEREGLGAPATAKTDTTAPTGAARGPLLPAVTARRARARGAILVGVAVGALALSGISAASENAVPGDALYGMKRSTERAQLALTSSDISRGQLFLDFARTRLDEAAKVHGDRLGFGAVLDDMDADTRQGVRLLTTVAVQRADPAGLDAVNAFLTGQRQAVSGLLDRTDHVERDRTHRSLALLDAVRTRSDALRAAIVCGLPAPVVSDALGPAPGTCPGR; the protein is encoded by the coding sequence GTGGACAGCGACCTCTTCTCCCGTCGGCGTTCCGAGCGCTTCGCGCAGCTTCTCGAGGAGGCAAACGGCGGCCGGCGTCACCACGGCCGCTCCCCCGCCGACCGGGAACTCGCCACGCTCGTCGCGGTCAGTCGGCGACTCACCACCGACCGGCCGACCGTCGAGGTCGACGCGGACTTCCGGACCGGGCTCCGGGCCATGCTCGTCGCCACCGCCGAACGCGAGGGCCTCGGCGCCCCGGCGACGGCGAAGACCGACACGACGGCGCCGACCGGCGCGGCGCGCGGCCCGCTCCTGCCGGCGGTCACCGCCCGGCGGGCCCGCGCCCGGGGCGCGATCCTGGTCGGGGTGGCCGTCGGAGCGCTGGCCCTCTCCGGCATCTCGGCCGCCAGCGAGAACGCGGTGCCCGGTGATGCGCTCTACGGCATGAAGCGCTCCACGGAACGGGCCCAGCTTGCCCTGACCAGCTCGGACATCAGCCGGGGCCAGCTCTTCCTCGACTTCGCCCGGACTCGGCTCGACGAGGCCGCCAAGGTGCACGGCGACCGGCTCGGCTTCGGCGCCGTCCTGGACGACATGGACGCCGACACCCGGCAGGGCGTACGGCTGCTGACCACCGTCGCGGTGCAGCGCGCCGACCCGGCCGGTCTGGACGCGGTCAACGCCTTCCTCACCGGCCAGCGGCAGGCGGTCAGCGGGCTGCTCGACCGGACGGACCACGTCGAGCGGGACCGGACCCACCGGTCGCTCGCCCTGCTCGACGCAGTACGCACCCGCTCCGACGCGCTGCGCGCGGCGATCGTCTGCGGCCTGCCGGCGCCGGTCGTCAGCGACGCGCTCGGCCCGGCTCCGGGCACCTGCCCCGGTCGCTGA
- a CDS encoding HAD family hydrolase — MARTRKLTVSTDVHGHTAGWAETEQAPPATSTPDPTAAAFFDVDNTMMQGASIYWFARGLAARKYFTTGDLARFAWQQARFRLLATEHAGDMSQAKEAALAFIEGWRVQDVERLAEEIFDELMAPRIWVGSRKLAQRHLDAGERVWLVSAAPVEIGRVIAARLGLTGAIGTVAEVVDGAYTGRLVGDLMHGPAKAEAVTQLAAVEGLDLTRCAAYSDSANDLPMLSTVGRAVAINPDTDLLRQARERGWEVRDFRTGRRAAKIALPSTAAAGLIAGAVTAGLALHRRRRTH; from the coding sequence GTGGCCCGCACCCGCAAGCTCACGGTCAGCACCGACGTCCACGGCCACACCGCCGGTTGGGCGGAGACCGAGCAGGCGCCACCGGCCACGTCCACACCCGACCCCACCGCGGCGGCCTTCTTCGACGTGGACAACACGATGATGCAGGGCGCCTCGATCTACTGGTTCGCCCGCGGGCTGGCCGCCCGGAAGTACTTCACCACCGGCGACCTGGCCCGGTTCGCCTGGCAGCAGGCGAGGTTCCGGCTGCTCGCCACCGAGCACGCCGGCGACATGTCGCAGGCCAAGGAGGCGGCGCTCGCCTTCATCGAGGGCTGGCGGGTGCAGGACGTGGAACGGCTCGCCGAGGAGATCTTCGACGAGCTGATGGCCCCGCGGATCTGGGTCGGCAGCCGCAAGCTGGCGCAGCGCCACCTCGACGCGGGCGAGCGGGTCTGGCTGGTCAGCGCCGCCCCGGTGGAGATCGGTCGGGTGATCGCCGCCCGGCTCGGCCTGACGGGCGCTATCGGCACGGTCGCCGAGGTGGTCGACGGCGCGTACACCGGCCGGCTGGTCGGCGACCTGATGCACGGGCCGGCCAAGGCCGAGGCGGTGACCCAGCTCGCCGCGGTGGAGGGGCTGGATCTGACCCGCTGCGCCGCCTACAGCGACTCCGCCAACGATCTGCCGATGCTCTCCACTGTGGGCCGCGCGGTGGCGATCAACCCGGACACCGATCTGCTCCGGCAGGCCCGCGAGCGCGGCTGGGAGGTGCGGGACTTCCGCACCGGCCGCCGCGCCGCCAAGATCGCCTTGCCGTCGACGGCCGCCGCCGGGCTGATCGCCGGGGCGGTCACCGCCGGCCTCGCCCTGCACCGGCGCCGCCGCACCCACTGA
- a CDS encoding lysophospholipid acyltransferase family protein, which translates to MASSGPAVPDRRDHWDHRVAGALAFLRRRLSGDYEVDEFGFDRDLTDAVFHPLVRLLYRDWFRTEVSGLENVPADGPGLVVGNHSGTVALDALILSAALHDQHPAHRYLRLLGADLVFRMPVVSEIARKTGGTVACNPDAERLLGNGELVGVFPEGFKGVGKLYSDRYKLQRFGRGGFVSAALRTGTPIVPVAIVGGEEIYPMLADIKPLARLLKLPYFPVTPTFPWLGPLGMVPLPSKWLIEFCPPIPTAHLTDSADDPMVVFNLADQVRETIQQTLHKLLERRPDPFGP; encoded by the coding sequence GTGGCGTCAAGCGGGCCGGCGGTGCCGGACCGGCGGGATCACTGGGACCACAGGGTCGCGGGCGCGCTGGCCTTCCTGCGCCGGCGGCTCTCCGGCGACTACGAGGTGGATGAGTTCGGCTTCGACCGGGACCTCACCGACGCGGTCTTTCACCCGCTGGTGCGGCTGCTCTACCGGGACTGGTTCCGTACCGAGGTCAGCGGCCTGGAGAATGTGCCGGCCGACGGGCCCGGCCTGGTGGTGGGCAACCACTCCGGCACGGTGGCGTTGGACGCCCTGATCCTCTCCGCCGCGCTGCACGATCAGCACCCCGCCCACCGCTACCTGCGGCTGCTCGGCGCCGACCTGGTCTTCCGGATGCCGGTGGTCTCCGAGATCGCCCGCAAGACCGGCGGCACGGTCGCCTGCAACCCGGACGCGGAACGGCTGCTGGGTAACGGTGAGCTGGTCGGCGTCTTCCCCGAGGGGTTCAAGGGCGTCGGCAAGCTCTACTCCGACCGCTACAAGCTCCAGCGGTTCGGCCGGGGTGGCTTCGTCTCGGCGGCACTGCGCACCGGCACGCCGATCGTGCCGGTGGCGATCGTCGGCGGCGAGGAGATCTATCCGATGCTGGCCGACATCAAGCCCCTCGCCCGGCTGCTCAAGCTCCCCTACTTCCCGGTGACGCCCACCTTCCCCTGGCTGGGGCCGCTGGGCATGGTGCCGCTGCCGAGCAAGTGGCTGATCGAGTTCTGTCCGCCGATCCCCACCGCGCACCTGACCGACTCGGCCGACGACCCGATGGTCGTCTTCAACCTCGCCGACCAGGTCCGGGAGACCATCCAGCAGACCCTGCACAAGCTGCTCGAACGACGCCCCGACCCGTTTGGCCCCTGA
- a CDS encoding NAD-dependent epimerase/dehydratase family protein — protein sequence MTPGGTPGAPGVVVVTGVGRYLGAHVAARLAADPRIERVIGVDPATPGPEFTHLLDRVERIRIDLDSLGGLLADLDVDAVVHLALVSAADPQHGGRAAMKEQNVIGTMQLLAACQRAPRLRKLVVRSSTAAYGASFRDPAVFTEETEPREVPRGGFARDILDIEGYVRGFRRRRPDVTDTVLRFAPFIGSTADTTLTRYFSQPVVPTVFGRDPRLQFVHFDDALEVLHRSIVEDHPGTYNVAGPGVLSLSQAIRRAGRVGMPVLEPGLSGAAAIARSLGFGRYGLDQVDLFVHGRVVDTTRLEQEYGFTPRSTAAAFDDFIRAHHGGVVVTRDQLAAAEQLVLDGIRQVRAAVRERS from the coding sequence ATGACCCCCGGTGGCACCCCAGGTGCTCCGGGGGTCGTCGTCGTGACCGGGGTCGGCCGCTATCTCGGCGCGCACGTCGCCGCCCGGCTCGCCGCCGACCCCCGGATCGAACGCGTCATCGGGGTGGACCCGGCGACTCCCGGCCCCGAGTTCACCCACCTCCTCGACCGGGTCGAACGGATCCGGATCGACCTCGACTCGCTCGGTGGCCTCCTCGCCGACCTCGACGTCGACGCCGTGGTGCACCTCGCCCTGGTCAGCGCCGCCGACCCGCAGCACGGCGGCCGGGCGGCGATGAAGGAACAGAACGTCATCGGCACCATGCAGCTGCTCGCCGCCTGCCAGCGGGCGCCCCGGCTGCGCAAGCTGGTGGTCCGCTCCTCCACCGCCGCGTACGGCGCGTCGTTCCGCGACCCGGCCGTCTTCACCGAGGAGACCGAGCCGCGCGAGGTGCCGCGCGGCGGTTTCGCCCGCGACATCCTCGACATCGAGGGGTACGTCCGCGGGTTCCGCCGGCGTCGCCCGGACGTCACCGACACCGTGCTGCGGTTCGCGCCGTTCATCGGGTCCACCGCAGACACCACGCTGACCCGCTACTTCTCCCAGCCGGTGGTCCCCACCGTGTTCGGCCGCGACCCCCGGCTCCAGTTCGTCCACTTCGACGACGCGCTCGAGGTGCTGCACCGGTCGATCGTCGAGGACCATCCGGGGACGTACAACGTCGCCGGCCCGGGCGTGCTCTCCCTCTCCCAGGCGATCCGGCGGGCCGGCCGGGTCGGCATGCCGGTGCTGGAGCCGGGCCTCTCCGGCGCCGCCGCGATCGCCCGCAGCCTGGGCTTCGGTCGGTACGGGTTGGACCAGGTCGACCTCTTCGTGCACGGTCGGGTGGTGGACACCACCAGGCTGGAACAGGAGTACGGCTTCACGCCCCGCTCGACGGCGGCCGCCTTCGACGACTTCATCCGGGCCCACCATGGCGGGGTGGTGGTGACCCGGGACCAGCTCGCCGCGGCCGAGCAGCTTGTCCTCGACGGGATCCGGCAGGTCCGGGCCGCCGTGCGGGAGCGGTCATGA
- a CDS encoding 30S ribosomal protein bS22: MGSVVKKRRKRMAKKKHRKLLRKTRVQRRRLGK, from the coding sequence ATGGGCTCGGTGGTCAAGAAGCGCCGCAAGCGCATGGCTAAGAAGAAGCACCGCAAGCTGCTGCGCAAGACCCGCGTCCAGCGTCGCCGTCTCGGCAAGTGA
- a CDS encoding helix-turn-helix domain-containing protein, translated as MAGSQSDGRLSDVRFLTVAEVATVMRVSKMTVYRLVHSGELTAVRVGRSFRVPEHAVHEYLRGAFQESA; from the coding sequence ATGGCCGGGTCGCAGTCCGACGGTCGACTGTCGGATGTCAGGTTCCTGACCGTCGCCGAGGTGGCGACGGTCATGCGGGTTTCCAAGATGACGGTCTACCGTCTCGTGCACAGCGGCGAGCTGACCGCGGTGCGGGTCGGCCGGTCGTTCCGGGTGCCCGAGCACGCGGTGCACGAATACCTCCGGGGCGCGTTTCAAGAAAGCGCCTGA
- a CDS encoding ABC transporter permease, translating to MRIAEAWRVALDALRANRMRSALTMLGVIIGVASVVVLVSIGTGTKQKVEQQVEGLGSNLLLVVPGKLDVGTAPVVSPMTLKDVDAVSRVVGDPGRVAVSIASGATARAGNRSDFTTVQGVLETTPTVFTRSLARGRYLSGADVDTSRRVAVLGASVANALFPDRDPIGQQVALAGVRFRVIGVFAPLGQSLGVDRDDEVHVPVTAAQRLWGTQRVDGIAVKAPDRERIGELGDRIVAELSRRHPDTEFSAVTQQQILGVLGDILGVLTGVLAAIAGISLLVGGVGVSNIMLVSVRERTREIGLRKAVGARPRDIGVQFLLEAVLLTSIGGLTGMALGVGTALLVDAVSPIPAAITWWSLALAFGVSAAVGIVFGVVPAQRAGRLDPVVALRAE from the coding sequence GTGAGGATCGCCGAGGCGTGGCGGGTGGCGCTGGACGCGCTGCGGGCCAACCGGATGCGCAGCGCGCTGACCATGCTCGGCGTGATCATCGGCGTCGCGTCCGTGGTGGTGCTGGTCTCCATCGGCACCGGCACCAAGCAGAAGGTCGAGCAGCAGGTCGAGGGGCTCGGCTCCAATCTGCTCCTGGTGGTCCCCGGCAAGTTGGACGTGGGCACCGCCCCGGTGGTCTCCCCGATGACTTTGAAGGACGTGGACGCCGTCTCTCGGGTCGTGGGCGACCCCGGCCGGGTGGCGGTCAGCATCGCCTCCGGCGCGACCGCGCGCGCCGGCAACCGCTCCGACTTCACCACCGTGCAGGGCGTGCTGGAGACCACCCCGACGGTCTTCACCCGCTCGCTGGCCCGGGGTCGCTACCTCAGCGGGGCCGACGTGGACACCAGCCGCCGGGTCGCCGTGCTCGGCGCGTCCGTGGCGAACGCGCTCTTCCCCGACCGCGACCCGATCGGCCAGCAGGTCGCGCTGGCCGGCGTTCGGTTCCGGGTGATCGGGGTCTTCGCGCCGCTCGGGCAGAGCCTGGGCGTGGACCGGGACGACGAGGTGCACGTGCCGGTCACCGCGGCCCAGCGGCTCTGGGGCACCCAGCGGGTCGACGGCATCGCGGTCAAGGCGCCGGACCGGGAGCGGATCGGCGAGCTGGGCGACCGGATCGTCGCCGAGCTGTCCCGGCGGCACCCGGACACCGAGTTCAGCGCGGTGACCCAGCAGCAGATCCTCGGCGTGCTCGGCGACATCCTCGGCGTGCTCACCGGGGTGCTGGCGGCCATCGCCGGCATCTCGCTGCTCGTCGGTGGGGTCGGCGTCTCGAACATCATGCTGGTCTCGGTCCGCGAACGGACCCGGGAGATCGGGCTGCGCAAGGCGGTCGGCGCCCGGCCGCGGGACATCGGCGTGCAGTTCCTGTTGGAGGCGGTGCTGCTCACCTCGATCGGCGGGTTGACCGGGATGGCGCTCGGGGTGGGCACCGCGCTGCTGGTGGACGCTGTCTCGCCGATCCCGGCCGCGATCACCTGGTGGTCGTTGGCGCTCGCGTTCGGGGTGTCGGCGGCGGTCGGCATCGTCTTCGGGGTGGTCCCGGCCCAGCGCGCCGGCCGGCTGGACCCGGTGGTGGCACTGCGCGCAGAGTGA
- a CDS encoding ABC transporter ATP-binding protein, which produces MTVPLPAGAPAIEAVDVSRTYQLDGVSVPALRGVSLTIAPGDYVAVVGPSGSGKSTLMHLLGGLDRPTGGRLVIGGRDVATLSAPELAALRNETIGFVFQAFHLLPRTSAVDNVALPLVYRGVGARQRRERAAAMLGRVGLGHRLDHRPNQLSGGEQQRVAIARALVTDPAVLLADEPTGNLDSVTGETVLNLLERLNAESGVALVMVTHDQEVAARARRRIAMRDGLVRSDSGGPASQPDGAFHDRPLSGGDDRPDTLEPAPSAESRSASGSGPGLPSGGSGGAAGATGGGGA; this is translated from the coding sequence ATGACCGTGCCGCTACCCGCCGGGGCGCCGGCGATCGAGGCCGTGGACGTGTCCCGGACGTACCAGCTGGACGGGGTGTCGGTGCCGGCGCTGCGCGGCGTGTCGCTCACCATCGCACCCGGCGACTACGTCGCCGTGGTCGGGCCGTCCGGCTCCGGGAAGTCCACCCTGATGCACCTGCTCGGCGGGCTGGACCGGCCGACCGGGGGTCGGCTGGTGATCGGCGGGCGGGACGTCGCCACCCTCTCCGCGCCGGAGCTGGCGGCGCTGCGCAACGAGACGATCGGCTTCGTGTTCCAGGCGTTCCACCTGCTGCCGCGTACCTCGGCGGTGGACAACGTGGCGCTGCCGCTGGTCTACCGGGGGGTCGGGGCCCGGCAGCGGCGGGAGCGGGCGGCGGCGATGCTCGGCCGGGTGGGGCTCGGGCACCGGCTGGACCACCGGCCCAACCAGCTCTCGGGCGGGGAGCAGCAGCGGGTGGCGATTGCCCGCGCCCTGGTCACCGACCCGGCGGTGCTGCTCGCGGACGAGCCGACCGGCAACCTGGACAGCGTGACCGGCGAGACGGTGCTGAACCTGCTGGAGCGGTTGAACGCCGAGTCCGGGGTGGCGCTGGTGATGGTGACGCACGACCAGGAGGTTGCCGCCCGTGCCCGCCGGCGGATCGCGATGCGGGACGGCCTGGTCCGCTCCGACAGCGGCGGGCCGGCGTCCCAGCCGGACGGTGCCTTTCATGATCGACCCCTGTCCGGGGGCGACGACCGACCTGACACACTGGAGCCCGCTCCCAGCGCGGAGTCCCGGTCCGCGTCCGGAAGCGGCCCGGGGCTCCCGTCCGGTGGCTCCGGTGGCGCCGCCGGAGCCACCGGTGGAGGTGGCGCGTGA
- a CDS encoding efflux RND transporter periplasmic adaptor subunit codes for MARTHSPRLPAAPRPRLLIALLAVVALAGTTAASCGDEKSSVALAEVGRSAVAEVIDAPATVTARAAATLTAAADGTLASLRVQPGQRVRRGQVLAVISSPSAQDRLEQARDALRAAKRAGRGVGVGDLGGSRRGTDRAAAEAFDAARAAAGKVGDPQLRSALLLQVESAQRQYEAAARAADQAVRAVQRGVAGLNSAVGALSSAQRLQAQQAYDLAKATVDALTLRAPIDGVVQPGGARAGGGSTELADLLGATGGGSQAGLDPSAFAPTQAGPPPGVDDAVPAGGRVSAGTPVLTIVDTAELGLLAEVDETDVLLVRPGLVATVELDAVTGGTYDAKVRSVDVLPTTSARGGVTYRVRLALGRGHLGEGEVAPTPRPGMNAVVHLRVREATDAVTVPASAVFSADGRDAVWVVRDGKADRAPVTVGVQGQDLVQIVSGVQAGDRVVVRGADQVRDGQELR; via the coding sequence GTGGCCCGCACCCACTCGCCGCGGCTGCCCGCAGCCCCGCGGCCCCGCCTGCTCATCGCCCTGCTCGCCGTCGTCGCCCTGGCCGGCACCACCGCCGCCTCCTGCGGCGACGAGAAGTCCTCCGTCGCGCTGGCCGAGGTGGGGAGGTCCGCCGTCGCCGAGGTGATCGACGCCCCGGCCACCGTGACCGCCCGGGCCGCCGCGACCCTCACCGCGGCCGCCGACGGCACCCTGGCCAGCCTGCGCGTCCAGCCCGGCCAGCGGGTCCGCCGCGGCCAGGTGCTCGCCGTCATCAGCTCGCCGTCCGCGCAGGACCGGCTCGAGCAGGCCCGGGACGCACTCCGCGCGGCGAAGCGGGCCGGTCGGGGCGTCGGCGTCGGCGACCTGGGCGGGAGCCGGCGCGGCACCGACCGGGCCGCCGCCGAGGCGTTCGACGCGGCGCGGGCCGCCGCCGGGAAGGTCGGCGATCCGCAGCTGCGGTCCGCGCTGCTGCTCCAGGTCGAGTCCGCGCAGCGGCAGTACGAGGCGGCCGCCCGCGCCGCCGACCAGGCGGTCCGCGCGGTGCAGCGCGGGGTGGCCGGGCTGAACTCCGCCGTCGGCGCGCTCTCCAGCGCGCAACGGCTGCAGGCGCAGCAGGCGTACGACCTGGCGAAGGCGACCGTCGACGCGCTCACCCTGCGCGCCCCGATCGACGGGGTGGTGCAGCCCGGCGGCGCCCGGGCCGGCGGCGGCTCGACCGAGCTGGCCGACCTGCTCGGGGCGACCGGCGGCGGCTCCCAGGCCGGCCTGGATCCGTCGGCCTTCGCGCCCACCCAGGCCGGTCCGCCGCCCGGGGTGGACGACGCCGTGCCGGCCGGCGGCCGGGTCAGCGCCGGAACGCCGGTGCTCACCATCGTGGACACCGCCGAGCTCGGCCTGCTCGCCGAGGTCGACGAGACCGATGTGCTGCTGGTCCGGCCGGGGCTGGTGGCGACGGTCGAACTGGACGCGGTGACCGGCGGGACGTACGACGCGAAGGTGCGGTCGGTGGACGTGCTGCCGACCACCTCCGCCCGCGGCGGGGTGACCTACCGGGTGCGGCTCGCCCTCGGCAGGGGCCACCTCGGCGAGGGGGAGGTCGCACCCACTCCCCGCCCCGGCATGAACGCCGTGGTCCACCTCCGGGTACGCGAGGCGACCGACGCCGTCACCGTCCCCGCCTCGGCGGTCTTCTCCGCCGACGGGCGGGACGCGGTCTGGGTGGTCCGGGACGGGAAGGCGGACCGGGCGCCGGTGACGGTGGGTGTGCAGGGGCAGGACCTGGTGCAGATCGTGAGTGGCGTGCAGGCCGGTGACCGGGTGGTGGTCCGCGGCGCCGACCAGGTCCGCGACGGCCAGGAGCTCAGATGA
- a CDS encoding YrdB family protein, with protein sequence MMAVLLALAFLLEPAMLVAAGWWGFSLDAGLAVRLAAGLGAPLLITVVWGIFCSPKASVPLAAPAKTAIQAACFVTGGLLLALAGRPVPGILLVVLWAANTTLLRLAGDPA encoded by the coding sequence ATGATGGCCGTGCTGCTGGCGCTCGCCTTCCTGCTGGAGCCGGCGATGCTCGTCGCCGCCGGCTGGTGGGGCTTCAGCCTCGACGCCGGGCTGGCCGTACGCCTGGCCGCCGGGCTCGGCGCGCCACTACTGATCACGGTGGTCTGGGGCATCTTCTGCTCGCCCAAGGCCAGCGTGCCGCTCGCCGCCCCGGCCAAGACCGCCATCCAGGCGGCCTGCTTCGTGACCGGTGGTCTGCTGCTGGCGCTGGCCGGCCGACCGGTGCCGGGGATCCTGCTGGTGGTTCTCTGGGCGGCGAACACGACGCTGCTCCGCCTGGCGGGCGATCCGGCCTGA